One stretch of Pararhizobium qamdonense DNA includes these proteins:
- a CDS encoding NAD(P)/FAD-dependent oxidoreductase has product MAAERTLPNLWHATAPAPPKTGPLTNDITVNVAVIGGGFTGLSAALHLAEKGVSVAIAEAKMIGFGGSGRNVGLVNAGMWTKPEDLIATLGVETGTRLLTELGDGPSLVYELVEKHAIACEAVRNGTLHLAVGPEGLKDIQDRERQWKTFGAPVEVVDADRATVLTGAEGFAGALLDRRAGTIQPLAYARGLASAALAAGAQIYTETPLRSAERVGDLWKLTTGNGTITAKSVIVATNAYGDMLSQTPWTSYTQELTILPYFQFATNPLSDNIARTILPERQGCWDTGLVMTSFRMDQQNRLIFGSVGRLDALAEGTHRAFAARSLRKLFPALGDFRFEYWWDGRIGMTTNNLPQMHAMADNVVSVSGYNGRGIAPGTVFGRALANHVMGHPNALPLAESPITPDPLRSLKSAFYHAGAQAKHFIDRRF; this is encoded by the coding sequence ATGGCCGCCGAACGTACTCTTCCCAACCTCTGGCATGCCACGGCACCCGCTCCTCCCAAAACCGGGCCGCTCACAAACGATATCACCGTTAATGTCGCCGTCATCGGCGGCGGCTTCACCGGTCTTTCAGCCGCCCTGCATCTTGCCGAAAAAGGCGTCAGCGTCGCCATCGCCGAGGCGAAGATGATCGGCTTTGGCGGCTCCGGCCGCAATGTCGGCCTCGTCAATGCCGGCATGTGGACAAAGCCCGAAGACCTCATCGCAACGCTCGGCGTCGAGACCGGGACACGGCTGCTGACCGAACTGGGCGATGGTCCGTCGCTGGTTTATGAGCTGGTCGAAAAACATGCGATCGCTTGTGAGGCGGTGCGCAACGGCACGCTGCATCTGGCCGTCGGCCCCGAGGGCTTGAAGGATATTCAGGACCGCGAGCGCCAGTGGAAGACCTTTGGTGCGCCCGTCGAGGTGGTCGATGCCGATCGCGCCACGGTGCTGACAGGCGCGGAAGGCTTTGCCGGCGCCCTGCTCGACCGGCGCGCGGGGACGATCCAGCCATTGGCCTATGCCCGCGGCCTTGCGAGCGCGGCCCTTGCCGCCGGCGCGCAGATCTACACCGAAACGCCGCTGCGCTCCGCCGAACGCGTGGGCGATCTGTGGAAGCTGACGACCGGAAACGGCACCATCACCGCCAAATCGGTCATCGTCGCGACCAACGCCTATGGCGACATGCTGAGCCAGACGCCCTGGACGTCCTATACCCAGGAACTGACGATCCTGCCCTATTTCCAGTTCGCCACGAACCCGCTCTCCGACAATATCGCCCGCACCATCCTACCGGAACGCCAGGGCTGCTGGGACACGGGGCTGGTCATGACTTCGTTCCGGATGGACCAGCAGAACCGCCTGATCTTCGGCAGCGTCGGCCGCCTGGATGCGCTCGCAGAAGGCACGCACCGCGCCTTTGCCGCGCGCTCGCTGCGCAAGCTGTTTCCCGCACTTGGCGATTTCCGCTTCGAATACTGGTGGGACGGCCGCATCGGCATGACCACCAACAACCTGCCGCAGATGCACGCGATGGCCGACAATGTCGTCTCGGTCAGCGGCTATAATGGCCGCGGCATTGCCCCCGGCACGGTCTTCGGCCGCGCGCTCGCAAACCACGTCATGGGTCACCCAAACGCGCTTCCGCTTGCCGAGAGCCCCATTACCCCAGACCCCCTGCGCAGCCTCAAATCGGCCTTCTATCACGCCGGCGCGCAAGCCAAGCATTTCATCGATCGCCGGTTTTGA
- a CDS encoding sn-glycerol-3-phosphate import ATP-binding protein UgpC yields the protein MANIILNDVRKKYGPVDAIQGVSLDIADGELVVLVGPSGCGKSTLLRMIAGLESITGGTISIGGRIVNELEPSERDIAMVFQNYALYPHMTVRQNLAYGLKNRNTPQDEIDRRIAGAAKALEIEPFLDRKPRQLSGGQRQRVAMGRAIVREPAAFLFDEPLSNLDAKLRVQMRVEIKRLQRALATTSVYVTHDQMEAMTLADRLVVLNAGRIEQVGTPIELYEKPQTTFVATFIGSPSMNLLQKTTSKDWRLGNGAALPAGTATLGVRPEDLHLSSANETDNGLTIDVKVAAVELVGAESYVHGELPDRQPIVFRVPGRSKIVLDDLATVHAALDSLHFFDESGQRLR from the coding sequence ATGGCCAACATCATCCTAAACGACGTCCGCAAGAAATATGGCCCGGTCGATGCGATCCAGGGCGTTTCCCTCGATATCGCCGATGGCGAACTGGTCGTGCTGGTCGGCCCGTCCGGCTGCGGAAAATCCACGCTGCTGCGCATGATTGCCGGGCTTGAAAGCATTACCGGCGGCACGATCTCGATTGGCGGCCGCATTGTGAACGAACTTGAGCCGTCCGAGCGCGACATCGCCATGGTCTTCCAGAATTATGCGCTCTATCCGCATATGACGGTGCGCCAGAACCTTGCCTACGGCCTGAAGAACCGCAACACGCCGCAGGACGAGATCGACCGGCGCATCGCCGGTGCTGCCAAGGCGCTGGAAATCGAACCCTTTCTCGATCGCAAGCCACGGCAATTGTCAGGCGGCCAGCGGCAGCGCGTCGCCATGGGCCGCGCCATCGTGCGCGAACCGGCCGCCTTCCTCTTCGACGAGCCCCTCTCCAATCTCGATGCCAAGCTGCGTGTCCAGATGCGTGTCGAGATCAAGCGCCTGCAGCGCGCGCTCGCGACAACAAGCGTCTACGTGACACATGATCAGATGGAAGCGATGACGCTGGCCGACAGGCTTGTGGTCCTCAATGCCGGACGGATCGAGCAGGTCGGAACCCCGATCGAGCTTTACGAAAAACCGCAGACGACCTTTGTCGCAACCTTTATCGGCTCGCCCTCGATGAACCTCCTGCAAAAAACCACGTCGAAAGATTGGCGCCTCGGCAATGGCGCCGCTCTTCCGGCAGGCACCGCGACGCTGGGTGTGCGCCCCGAAGACTTGCATCTGTCATCCGCGAACGAAACGGACAACGGCTTGACGATCGATGTGAAAGTGGCGGCGGTGGAACTGGTCGGCGCGGAAAGCTATGTCCACGGCGAATTGCCGGACCGCCAGCCGATCGTGTTTCGCGTGCCCGGCCGCTCAAAGATCGTGCTGGATGATCTCGCGACGGTGCATGCGGCCTTGGACAGCCTGCACTTTTTCGATGAAAGCGGTCAGCGGCTGCGATGA
- the ugpE gene encoding sn-glycerol-3-phosphate ABC transporter permease UgpE, which translates to MIEKRPVANLVGHLILILGIIIVAFPIYYTFIASTTTSEAIIRPPMSLLPGLHLVENYTEAMSGGVERVVGVSLERLLFNSFVVAIAIAVGKIVISFLSAFAIVFFRFPFRMAFFWMIFVTLMLPVEVRILPTYKVIVDLGMIDTYAGLTLPLMASATATFLFRQFFLTIPGELVEAARIDNAGPFRFMRDILLPLSSTNIAALFVILFIYGWTQYLWPLLVTNDAKMNTIIIGLRRMVDFTDASTPWNYVMVTAILAIIPPILVVVLMQRWFVKGLVDTEK; encoded by the coding sequence ATGATTGAAAAACGTCCTGTCGCCAATCTGGTCGGCCACCTGATATTGATCCTCGGGATCATCATCGTCGCCTTCCCGATCTACTATACGTTCATCGCCTCGACGACGACTTCGGAAGCGATCATCCGGCCGCCCATGTCGCTGCTGCCTGGCCTGCATTTGGTGGAAAACTATACCGAAGCCATGTCCGGCGGTGTTGAGCGGGTCGTCGGCGTCAGCCTGGAACGATTGCTGTTCAACTCCTTCGTGGTGGCCATCGCCATTGCCGTCGGCAAGATCGTCATTTCGTTTCTGTCCGCTTTTGCCATCGTCTTCTTCCGCTTTCCCTTCCGTATGGCATTCTTCTGGATGATCTTCGTCACGCTGATGCTGCCGGTGGAGGTGCGCATCCTGCCGACTTACAAGGTCATCGTCGATCTCGGCATGATCGACACCTATGCCGGGCTGACGCTGCCGCTGATGGCCTCCGCCACCGCGACATTCCTGTTTCGCCAGTTCTTCCTGACGATCCCCGGCGAACTGGTGGAGGCGGCCCGCATCGACAATGCCGGACCGTTCCGCTTCATGCGCGATATCCTGTTGCCGCTGTCGAGCACCAATATCGCCGCGCTCTTCGTCATTCTCTTCATCTATGGCTGGACACAATATCTCTGGCCATTGCTCGTCACCAACGATGCCAAGATGAACACGATCATTATCGGCCTGCGGCGCATGGTCGATTTCACCGACGCTTCGACACCCTGGAACTACGTCATGGTGACCGCGATCCTCGCCATCATACCGCCCATTCTCGTCGTGGTTTTGATGCAGCGCTGGTTCGTCAAAGGTCTCGTGGATACGGAGAAATAA
- a CDS encoding DUF4432 family protein yields MPMRISTGGPDFQILLDRQSALDISAFVVDGVDLSPGTAIPSDGDPRIDHALQGFFFTCGPDHSRHPEPIEGREDGQKYPLHGSLCGTPAGETWMSQPDEPPGSNARTEVLLANGGQARISRRWAVSPDNREVTLNDQVTNIGDRPFSPMLMYHMNIGGRLAGADTQIGGTMFGEERFGWRFGEGDRGLLCVPATAGAKDGWAEVVLGPFEALNGRSLAVRFSTHTLPFLQMWRCQSGGADVIGIEPVSHRLAKRAELAAAGEMPLLASGRTVDYALAFRIR; encoded by the coding sequence ATGCCGATGCGAATCTCTACCGGTGGACCGGATTTCCAGATTCTTCTCGATCGCCAGTCCGCTCTCGATATCAGTGCCTTTGTCGTTGATGGTGTCGATCTTTCGCCGGGCACGGCCATTCCATCCGATGGCGACCCGCGCATTGACCATGCGCTGCAGGGGTTCTTCTTCACCTGTGGTCCCGATCACAGCCGCCATCCCGAGCCGATCGAAGGCCGCGAGGACGGACAGAAATATCCGCTGCACGGATCGCTCTGCGGCACGCCTGCCGGCGAAACCTGGATGTCGCAGCCGGACGAGCCGCCGGGCTCCAACGCGCGCACCGAGGTCCTGCTTGCCAATGGAGGACAGGCCCGCATCTCCCGGCGGTGGGCTGTCAGTCCGGATAATCGCGAGGTCACGCTCAACGACCAAGTCACCAATATCGGTGATCGCCCGTTTTCGCCGATGCTGATGTATCACATGAATATTGGCGGCCGGCTTGCCGGGGCTGACACGCAGATCGGCGGGACGATGTTCGGAGAGGAACGGTTCGGCTGGCGATTCGGCGAGGGCGATCGTGGGCTGTTGTGCGTGCCGGCAACGGCCGGTGCGAAAGACGGCTGGGCCGAGGTCGTGCTGGGACCGTTCGAGGCTTTGAACGGCCGGTCGCTTGCCGTGCGGTTTTCCACGCACACATTGCCATTTCTGCAGATGTGGCGGTGCCAGAGCGGCGGCGCTGATGTCATCGGCATCGAACCGGTGTCGCACCGGCTCGCCAAGCGGGCCGAGCTTGCCGCCGCCGGCGAAATGCCGCTGCTGGCCTCAGGCCGGACGGTGGATTATGCGCTGGCGTTCCGGATCCGCTGA
- the ugpB gene encoding sn-glycerol-3-phosphate ABC transporter substrate-binding protein UgpB, giving the protein MTRSFSTSTALVALTLTLPVSAHAATDLQWWHAMTGANNEVVNQLAKEFNESQKEYTITPVFKGTYPETLNAGIAAFRSQQPPAIIQVFDAGSGVMMGAEGAIVPAADVLQKGGYTFDKSQYLAGIAAYYSKPDGTMLSFPYNSSSPILYYNKDIFEKAGLDTENPPKTWPEVFDAAKKIKTSGAASCGFTSTWLTWIQTENLAAWNNVAYGTLENGLGGNDVKLEFNSPLFVQHFQSIADLAKDGTFRYGGRTSEAKQLFMSGECAILTESSGGLGDIIKSGVKYGIGQLPYYEGHGPQNTIPGGASLWVFGGKSDEEYKGVAQFFNFLSQTEIQARLHQVSGYMPVTNAAYEETKKSGFYDKNPGRETPILQMMGKAPTENSKGVRLVNLPQVRDIMNEEFEAMLAGQQDAKTALDKAVERGNAAITEAVGN; this is encoded by the coding sequence ATGACACGCTCATTTTCCACATCGACCGCACTCGTTGCGCTGACGCTGACGCTTCCCGTCAGTGCGCATGCGGCAACGGACCTGCAATGGTGGCACGCCATGACGGGCGCCAATAACGAGGTCGTCAACCAGCTTGCCAAGGAATTCAACGAGAGCCAGAAAGAGTACACGATCACCCCGGTCTTCAAGGGCACCTATCCCGAAACGCTGAATGCCGGTATCGCCGCCTTCCGTTCGCAGCAGCCTCCCGCCATCATTCAGGTTTTTGATGCCGGCAGCGGCGTGATGATGGGCGCAGAAGGTGCCATCGTTCCGGCAGCCGATGTCCTGCAGAAGGGTGGCTACACATTCGACAAGTCGCAATATCTCGCAGGCATAGCGGCCTATTATTCGAAGCCGGACGGCACGATGCTGTCCTTCCCCTATAATTCATCCTCGCCGATACTGTATTACAACAAGGATATTTTCGAAAAGGCCGGTCTCGACACCGAAAACCCGCCGAAGACCTGGCCGGAAGTGTTCGACGCTGCTAAGAAGATCAAAACGAGCGGCGCGGCTTCCTGCGGCTTTACCTCGACATGGCTGACCTGGATCCAGACCGAAAATCTCGCCGCCTGGAACAATGTCGCCTACGGCACCCTGGAAAACGGCCTTGGCGGCAATGATGTCAAGCTCGAGTTCAATTCTCCCCTTTTCGTCCAGCATTTCCAGTCGATCGCCGATCTCGCCAAGGACGGCACCTTCCGCTATGGCGGCCGCACCTCCGAGGCCAAGCAGCTGTTCATGTCCGGTGAATGCGCGATCCTGACCGAATCCTCTGGCGGCCTTGGCGACATCATCAAGTCCGGCGTGAAATACGGCATCGGCCAGCTCCCCTATTATGAAGGACACGGGCCGCAGAACACCATTCCGGGCGGCGCAAGCCTCTGGGTGTTCGGCGGAAAGAGCGACGAGGAATACAAGGGCGTCGCCCAGTTCTTCAATTTCCTGTCACAGACCGAAATCCAGGCCCGCCTGCATCAGGTCTCCGGCTATATGCCGGTGACCAACGCGGCCTACGAGGAAACCAAGAAATCCGGCTTCTATGACAAGAATCCCGGCCGCGAAACGCCGATTCTGCAGATGATGGGCAAGGCGCCGACCGAAAATTCCAAGGGTGTGCGCCTCGTCAACCTGCCGCAGGTTCGCGACATCATGAATGAGGAGTTCGAGGCCATGCTGGCGGGCCAGCAGGATGCCAAGACCGCCCTCGACAAGGCTGTCGAACGCGGTAATGCAGCGATCACCGAGGCTGTCGGCAACTAA
- a CDS encoding iron-containing alcohol dehydrogenase gives MTITANWSYPTSIKFGAGRIKELADHCKALGIKKPLLITDRGLAPMPITQNALDILEAAGLGRALFADVDSNPTDVNLDAGVKAFKAGGHDGVIAFGGGSGLDLGKCVAFMAGQSRPVWDFEDVGDWWTRASVEGIAPIIAVPTTAGTGSEVGRASVITNSQTHTKKVIFHPKFLPAVTICDPELTVGMPKIITAGTGMDAFAHCLEAYSSPFYHPMSAGIALEGLRLVKDYLPRAYKDGTDIEARANMMSAAAMGAVAFQKGLGAIHSLSHPVGAIYNTHHGMTNAVVMPPVLRFNRPAIEQKIALAAAYLGISGGFDGFYDYVLQLREELGVPDKLSALGVGTDRIDEMAAMAIVDPTAGGNPVELTLEAAKLLFRDSI, from the coding sequence ATGACCATCACTGCCAACTGGAGCTACCCGACATCCATCAAGTTCGGCGCAGGCCGGATCAAGGAGCTTGCCGATCATTGCAAGGCGCTCGGCATCAAGAAGCCGCTTTTGATCACTGACCGGGGCCTTGCGCCCATGCCGATCACGCAGAATGCGCTCGATATTCTGGAGGCGGCCGGTCTTGGCCGCGCGCTGTTTGCCGATGTCGACAGCAATCCGACCGACGTCAATCTCGATGCCGGCGTGAAAGCCTTCAAGGCAGGCGGCCATGATGGCGTCATCGCTTTCGGCGGCGGCTCGGGCCTTGATCTGGGCAAGTGCGTCGCCTTCATGGCCGGGCAGAGCCGCCCGGTCTGGGATTTCGAGGATGTCGGCGACTGGTGGACCCGCGCGAGCGTCGAGGGCATCGCGCCGATCATCGCTGTTCCGACCACCGCCGGCACCGGTTCGGAAGTCGGCCGCGCCTCAGTCATCACCAATTCGCAGACCCATACCAAAAAGGTGATCTTCCATCCGAAATTCCTGCCTGCGGTGACCATCTGCGATCCGGAGCTGACGGTGGGCATGCCGAAGATCATCACGGCCGGAACCGGCATGGATGCCTTTGCCCATTGCCTGGAAGCCTATTCTTCGCCGTTCTACCATCCGATGTCGGCCGGTATCGCGCTCGAAGGCTTGCGTCTCGTCAAGGACTACCTGCCGCGCGCCTACAAGGACGGCACGGATATCGAAGCGCGGGCAAACATGATGTCGGCTGCGGCCATGGGCGCGGTTGCCTTCCAGAAGGGGCTTGGCGCCATCCACTCGCTGTCGCATCCGGTCGGCGCCATCTACAACACCCATCACGGCATGACCAATGCCGTCGTCATGCCGCCGGTGCTGCGCTTCAACCGGCCGGCGATCGAGCAGAAGATCGCTCTGGCCGCCGCCTATCTCGGCATTTCCGGCGGCTTTGACGGCTTCTACGACTATGTGCTGCAGCTTCGCGAAGAACTCGGCGTTCCCGACAAGCTTTCGGCGCTGGGCGTCGGCACGGACCGTATCGACGAAATGGCCGCAATGGCGATCGTCGATCCGACCGCCGGTGGCAATCCGGTGGAGCTGACGCTCGAGGCCGCCAAGCTGCTGTTCCGCGACAGTATCTGA
- a CDS encoding aldehyde dehydrogenase family protein produces MTMIQCISPVNGEVYAERPVVDAAVASAAVARARAAQKSWARRPIEDRVKLVLAGVARLNEMVDEVVPELAWQMGRPIRYGGEFRGFNERSNYVAAIAADALAPIIVEDSASFERRIERVAHGVVFVIAPWNYPYMTAINTVAPALMAGNTVIIKHASQTILVGERMVRAFVEAGIPEDVFQNIFLDHATTSQLIAAKSFDFVNFTGSVEGGRSIERAAAGTFTGLGLELGGKDPGYVMEDADLDAAVETLMDGAMFNSGQCCCGIERIYVNENLYDDFVEKAVAFASAYKLGNPLEQETSLGPMAHKRFAAEVRAQTAEAVAKGAKALVDPKLFPQDDGGAYLAPQVLVDVDHSMKVMTEESFGPVVGIMKVKNDAEALALMNDCKYGLTTSLWTRDAERAARIGNDLETGTVFMNRADYLDPALCWTGVKETGRGGSLSVIGFQNLTRPKSYHLKKA; encoded by the coding sequence ATGACCATGATCCAATGCATTTCCCCGGTGAACGGGGAGGTTTATGCCGAGCGCCCGGTGGTGGATGCCGCTGTTGCTTCGGCGGCGGTTGCGCGTGCGCGTGCGGCGCAGAAGAGCTGGGCCAGGCGGCCCATCGAGGACCGCGTCAAGCTGGTGCTTGCGGGCGTTGCGCGGCTCAACGAGATGGTGGACGAGGTCGTGCCGGAGCTTGCCTGGCAGATGGGGCGTCCGATCCGCTACGGCGGCGAGTTCCGTGGCTTCAACGAGCGCTCCAACTATGTGGCGGCGATTGCGGCCGACGCGCTGGCGCCGATCATTGTCGAGGACAGCGCCAGTTTCGAGCGCCGGATCGAGCGCGTCGCCCATGGCGTCGTCTTCGTCATCGCGCCCTGGAACTATCCCTACATGACGGCGATCAACACGGTCGCCCCCGCACTGATGGCGGGGAATACCGTGATCATCAAGCATGCGAGCCAGACCATCCTGGTCGGGGAGCGCATGGTGCGTGCGTTTGTCGAGGCGGGCATTCCCGAAGACGTGTTCCAGAACATCTTCCTCGACCACGCGACGACATCGCAACTCATCGCGGCCAAGAGCTTCGATTTCGTCAATTTCACCGGTTCGGTCGAAGGCGGCCGGTCGATCGAGCGGGCGGCCGCCGGAACCTTCACCGGTCTTGGCCTCGAACTCGGCGGCAAGGATCCGGGCTACGTCATGGAAGATGCCGATCTGGATGCGGCCGTCGAGACGCTGATGGACGGCGCGATGTTCAATTCCGGGCAGTGCTGCTGCGGCATCGAGCGCATCTATGTCAACGAAAACCTCTATGACGATTTCGTCGAGAAAGCCGTCGCGTTCGCATCGGCCTACAAGCTCGGCAACCCGCTGGAACAGGAAACCTCGCTGGGGCCGATGGCGCACAAGCGGTTTGCCGCCGAAGTGCGGGCACAAACCGCTGAAGCGGTCGCCAAGGGCGCCAAGGCGCTGGTCGATCCGAAGCTGTTCCCGCAGGATGACGGCGGCGCCTATCTTGCGCCGCAGGTTCTGGTCGATGTCGATCACTCGATGAAGGTGATGACGGAAGAGAGCTTTGGCCCGGTCGTCGGCATCATGAAGGTGAAGAACGATGCGGAAGCGCTGGCCTTGATGAATGATTGCAAATACGGCCTCACCACATCGCTCTGGACCAGGGACGCCGAGCGCGCCGCCCGTATCGGCAATGATCTCGAAACCGGCACCGTGTTCATGAACCGCGCCGACTATCTCGATCCGGCTTTGTGCTGGACCGGCGTCAAGGAAACCGGCCGCGGCGGCTCGCTCTCGGTCATCGGTTTCCAGAACCTGACCCGCCCGAAATCCTACCATCTGAAGAAAGCCTGA
- a CDS encoding TIGR01244 family sulfur transferase — protein sequence MDIRQINDEYSVTGQISVEDLDTIKALGFKSIVCHRPDFEQPDQPQFETIAARAKELGLDITHIPVGPMGVTADAVREMVDALDTFERPMLGYCRSGARSTNVYQQTQHIRG from the coding sequence ATGGACATTCGCCAGATCAACGATGAATATTCGGTCACTGGACAGATTTCGGTCGAGGACCTCGATACGATCAAGGCGCTGGGTTTCAAGTCCATCGTTTGCCATCGCCCGGATTTCGAACAGCCCGACCAGCCGCAGTTCGAAACCATTGCCGCCCGCGCCAAGGAGCTGGGCCTCGATATCACCCATATCCCGGTCGGCCCGATGGGCGTGACCGCCGATGCCGTGCGCGAGATGGTCGATGCGCTTGATACTTTCGAGCGTCCGATGCTCGGCTATTGCCGCTCCGGCGCGCGCTCGACCAATGTCTACCAGCAGACCCAGCACATTCGCGGCTGA
- the ugpA gene encoding sn-glycerol-3-phosphate ABC transporter permease UgpA — protein sequence MHNVAFPNKILPYLLVAPQIILTIIFFFWPASQALYQSMVRQDPFGLKSGFVGLANFKAVLSDPNYIHALQVTVVFSLLTAIVSMGVALLLATAADKVVRGQSFYRTLMIWPYAVAPAVAGMLWLFMFNPAMGTLAYLLRRNGFAWDPLLNGNQAMALVVVAAAWKQISYNFLFFVAGLQAIPKSLIEAAAIDGARGSRRFWTIVFPLLAPTTFFLLVVNTVYAFFDTFGIIHSVTGGGPAKATETLVYKVYNDGFVNLNLGSSAAQSVILMVIVIGLTAFQFRFVEKRVHYG from the coding sequence GTGCACAACGTTGCGTTTCCCAACAAGATCCTGCCCTATCTGCTGGTCGCGCCGCAGATCATCCTGACGATCATTTTCTTTTTCTGGCCAGCCAGCCAGGCGCTCTATCAATCCATGGTCAGGCAGGATCCGTTCGGCCTGAAAAGCGGTTTCGTCGGCCTTGCGAACTTCAAGGCGGTCCTGTCCGATCCCAATTATATTCACGCCCTGCAGGTCACGGTCGTCTTCAGTCTTTTGACCGCTATCGTCTCCATGGGCGTCGCTCTGCTTTTAGCGACGGCGGCAGACAAGGTGGTGCGCGGACAGTCCTTCTATCGCACCTTGATGATCTGGCCCTACGCCGTCGCACCGGCGGTGGCCGGCATGCTGTGGCTGTTCATGTTCAACCCGGCAATGGGCACGCTGGCCTACCTTCTGCGCCGCAACGGTTTTGCTTGGGATCCGCTTTTGAACGGCAATCAGGCGATGGCGCTGGTGGTGGTCGCCGCCGCCTGGAAGCAGATCAGCTACAACTTCCTGTTCTTCGTGGCGGGCCTGCAGGCCATTCCGAAATCGCTGATCGAGGCTGCCGCCATCGACGGCGCGCGCGGCAGCAGGCGCTTTTGGACGATCGTCTTTCCGCTTCTGGCGCCCACCACCTTCTTTCTCCTGGTCGTCAACACTGTCTATGCCTTCTTCGACACGTTCGGCATCATTCACTCGGTGACCGGCGGCGGCCCGGCCAAGGCGACGGAAACGCTGGTCTACAAGGTCTACAATGACGGCTTCGTCAATTTGAACCTCGGCTCGTCCGCTGCCCAATCCGTTATTCTAATGGTGATCGTCATCGGGCTCACCGCCTTCCAATTCCGCTTCGTCGAGAAACGGGTGCATTATGGCTGA
- a CDS encoding L,D-transpeptidase family protein: MTFVSRTSLALISAVSVLAFATAAEAQDSFGRLPPNSVLVTPQGEILDYIPENGDVQMMRDRRGRTVLVDSWGNVVATVMGSGRERNDTRHRERSRDVYTNPDYGYSDPAFTDQGYTRQGEITGSVPDYRDVSPGNVDRQELPTSLPMQDENDMAALPPEDNAPNRQALPSAARISKKSSAEITALQVFLDREGFSPGVIDGKTGSNVTKAIEAWQQATGETLDPNNTDDILERLRFTGGLPITTYTITAADAAGPYVASIPEDYAHKAVLPHLSFTSTVEMLGEKFHMDEAYLRELNPGIDFTIPGTIIKVINPGEPKSGKVTRIVADKYRKQVFAYDEAGTLIAAYPATIGSSDTPSPSGTVQVDRIALNPGYTYNPKINFKQGENDKVLTLQPGPNGPVGTVWIALSKPTYGIHGTPEPSKIGKTQSHGCVRLTNWDATELAKMVSVGTTVEFLD, from the coding sequence GTGACGTTCGTTTCCAGAACCAGCCTTGCCCTTATTTCCGCCGTCAGCGTGCTCGCGTTTGCCACTGCCGCCGAGGCGCAGGACAGCTTTGGCCGTCTGCCGCCCAATTCGGTTCTGGTGACGCCACAGGGCGAAATTCTCGATTACATCCCCGAAAACGGCGACGTGCAGATGATGCGCGACCGCCGCGGCCGCACCGTTCTGGTCGATAGCTGGGGCAATGTCGTCGCAACCGTGATGGGATCGGGCCGCGAGCGCAACGACACGCGCCACCGCGAACGCAGCCGCGACGTCTATACCAATCCTGACTACGGTTATTCCGACCCCGCGTTCACCGACCAGGGCTATACGCGCCAAGGCGAAATCACCGGTTCGGTTCCGGATTACCGCGATGTCTCGCCCGGCAATGTCGATCGCCAGGAATTGCCCACAAGCCTGCCGATGCAGGACGAAAACGATATGGCGGCCCTGCCGCCGGAGGACAACGCTCCCAACCGCCAGGCCCTGCCCTCGGCTGCCCGGATCTCCAAGAAGTCGAGCGCCGAGATCACCGCGCTGCAGGTGTTCCTCGATCGCGAGGGCTTTTCACCCGGCGTGATCGACGGCAAGACCGGTTCCAATGTCACCAAGGCGATCGAAGCCTGGCAGCAGGCAACCGGCGAAACGCTGGACCCGAACAATACCGACGATATCCTGGAGCGCCTGCGCTTCACCGGCGGCCTGCCGATCACCACCTACACGATCACGGCGGCCGACGCCGCCGGTCCCTATGTCGCTTCCATCCCGGAAGATTACGCGCATAAAGCCGTTCTGCCGCACCTGTCCTTCACCTCGACAGTCGAAATGCTGGGCGAGAAATTCCACATGGACGAGGCTTACCTGCGCGAGTTGAACCCCGGCATCGACTTCACCATTCCCGGCACCATCATCAAGGTGATCAATCCGGGCGAGCCGAAGTCGGGCAAGGTGACGCGCATCGTCGCCGACAAATACCGCAAGCAGGTCTTTGCCTATGACGAGGCCGGCACCCTGATTGCAGCATATCCGGCCACGATCGGCTCGTCCGACACGCCTTCGCCCTCAGGAACCGTGCAGGTCGATCGCATCGCGCTGAACCCCGGCTATACCTACAATCCGAAGATCAACTTCAAGCAGGGTGAAAACGACAAGGTGCTGACGCTTCAGCCCGGTCCGAACGGTCCGGTCGGGACCGTCTGGATCGCTTTGTCGAAGCCGACCTATGGCATTCACGGCACCCCGGAACCATCCAAGATCGGCAAGACCCAAAGCCATGGCTGCGTGCGCCTGACCAATTGGGACGCCACCGAGCTTGCCAAGATGGTCAGCGTCGGCACGACTGTGGAATTCCTCGATTAA